A genomic segment from Anabas testudineus chromosome 6, fAnaTes1.2, whole genome shotgun sequence encodes:
- the nr2c1 gene encoding nuclear receptor subfamily 2 group C member 1: MDGQTQRIQLVPADNNMALGHRIQIVTDQQTGQKIQIVTALEPSSPGKQQFILANTDYSPGGKVILTKQEGSPNKVILAAPDGSGVNQLLFASPELAGQQIQFVTESSDQSIVKPVVEYCVVCGDKASGRHYGAVSCEGCKGFFKRSIRKNLVYTCRGSGECAINKLHRNRCQYCRLQRCIALGMKQDSVQCERKPVEVTTREKSVNCAASTEKIYIRKNLCSPLAATPTFVSDKETARSTSLLESSMLLNIQQPFSKLENTILIPASPDKDDQSQGDLSTLANVVTSLAHLNKTREASDSGNDLMGVETLSNGDSSMTDIQGDEQSDITRAFDTLAKVLQPGDGSAGDSLEATMQLMSGDQSGPVVELEGPLLSDSHIPFKLMMPLPVPEYLNVNYICESASRLLFLSMHWARSIPAFQTLGGQDNDINLMKACWNELFALGLAQCSNVMNVGTILSAIINHLQTSLQEDKLSPERVKLVMEHIWRMQEFCNSMSKLSPDAYEYAYLKAIVLFSPDHPGIDNTTQIERFQEKAYMELQDYVTRTYPEDSYRLSKLLLRLPALRLISAAVTEELFFAGLIGNVQIDSIIPYILKMESTDYNSQAVPGV, translated from the exons ATGGATGGACAGACTCAAAGGATTCAGCTTGTGCCAGCAGACAACAACATGGCTTTAGGACACAGAATTCAG ATTGTAACTGATCAGCAGACTGGCCAGAAGATCCAGATTGTCACAGCACTTGAACCATCATCCCCTGGAAAACAGCAGTTTATTCTAGCAAATACTGACTATTCCCCTGGTGGGAAGGTGATCCTGACCAAGCAGGAGGGCTCACCCAACAAGGTCATCCTCGCAGCTCCAGATGGCTCTGGGGTTAACCAGCTGTTGTTTGCCTCCCCTGAACTGGCTGGGCAGCAGATTCAG TTTGTCACTGAAAGCTCAGACCAGTCTATTGTGAAACCGGTTGTGGAGTACTGCGTGGTCTGTGGGGATAAGGCATCAG GGCGTCATTATGGAGCTGTCAGCTGTGAGGGCTGTAAGGGCTTCTTCAAACGCAGTATTAGGAAGAACCTGGTGTACACGTGCAGGGGTTCTGGAGAATGTGCCATCAATAAGCTTCACCGGAACCGCTGCCAGTATTGTCGACTGCAGCGCTGCATAGCTCTGGGCATGAAACAGGACT cTGTTCAGTGTGAGAGGAAGCCTGTTGAAGTGACCACCAGAGAGAAATCTGTCAACTGTGCTGCCTCAACTGAAAAAATTTACATCCGGAAGAACCTGTGTAGCCCCCTGGCTGCCACACCCACTTTTGTATCTGACAAGGAAACTGCCAG GTCTACAAGTTTGCTTGAGTCAAGCATGTTGCTCAACATTCAACAACCCTTCTCCAAGCTGGAAAATACCATCTTGATCCCTGCATCCCCTGACAAG GATGACCAGTCTCAAGGTGACCTCAGTACGCTGGCAAATGTAGTGACGTCCCTTGCCCACCTCAACAAAACTAGGGAGGCAAGTGACAGTGGCAATGATCTGATGGGAGTTGAAACGCTTAGCAACGGCGACAGCTCGATGACAGACATCCAAGGAGATGAGCAAAGTGATATCACTCG AGCTTTTGACACCCTGGCCAAAGTCCTGCAGCCTGGTGATGGTTCAGCAGGAGACTCCTTGGAGGCCACAATGCAGCTGATGTCAGGGGACCAGTCAGGTCCTGTAGTGGAGTTGGAAGGACCTCTACTCTCTGACAGCCATATCCCTTTCAAG CTTATGATGCCTTTGCCTGTGCCAGAGTACCTCAATGTCAACTACATCTGTGAGTCAGCTTCTCGCCTACTTTTTCTCTCTATGCACTGGGCACGCTCCATACCTGCCTTTCAAACCCTTGG tggCCAAGACAATGACATCAACTTGATGAAAGCCTGCTGGAATGAACTGTTTGCCCTGGGTCTGGCACAGTGTTCCAATGTTATGAATGTTGGTACCATATTAAGTGCCATTATCAACCATCTGCAGACCAGCTTACAGGAAG ACAAGCTGTCGCCAGAGCGAGTAAAACTAGTAATGGAGCACATCTGGAGGATGCAAGAGTTCTGTAACAGCATGTCCAAGCTGTCCCCAGATGCTTATGAATATGCCTACCTCAAAGCCATCGTCCTCTTTAGTCCTG ATCACCCAGGCATAGATAATACCACACAGATTGAGAGATTCCAGGAAAAAGCCTACATGGAGCTGCAGGACTATGTCACCAGGACCTACCCGGAAGATTCCTATAG GTTATCCAAGCTGTTGCTCCGTCTTCCTGCCCTTCGGCTCATAAGTGCAGCTGTCACTGAGGAGCTGTTTTTCGCTGGGCTCATTGGCAACGTACAGATTGACAGCATCATCCCTTACATCCTCAAAATGGAATCCACTGACTATAATAGCCAGGCGGTCCCTGGAGTCTAA
- the LOC113166200 gene encoding transmembrane and coiled-coil domain protein 3-like isoform X1, with amino-acid sequence MPSANVSVRSLSEVEKYLSSRMDQRTEGSSLSISVSMRRGSSENNLDLDLSEGSPRPGLGFEIQRSRSCLDNLQQKILKVTEQLKIEQTARDENVAEYLKLVNSADKQQVGRIKQVFEKKNQKSAQNIAQMQKKLEQYHRKMKDSEIHHSPTQRMSTVKHSTIPRESPRELLRDMTGSGRHPTMDKIKTIGPGVSLSPPFFFSKPREFANLIRNKFGSADNIAQLKTTLDSSSQLPTDSAAKGLSNSTSMVGKPKYPSDDECSSESASISADSNGNPVGGGVSAGQADSLGHSQGLAAGGDGQSKLVVTLEEVREIKEAQSQLEEDVEDLKSQFKREFGIISQTLQEERYRYERLEDQLNDLTELHQHEMANLKQELASIEERVAYQAQERARDIQEALESCQTRVSKLELQQQQQQQTVQLESHDARVLLGKSINIMLAIITVILVCVSTAAKFAAPLMRSRYHVVATFLGLCFLTIFWKNWDRLQYAIDRLLVPA; translated from the exons ATGCCCAGCGCCAACGTGTCCGTGCGAAGTTTATCTGAAGTGGAGAAATACCTCAGCAGCCGGATG GACCAGAGAACAGAGGGAAGTTCTCTGAGCATCTCTGTGTCGATGCGGCGGGGTTCTTCAGAGAACAatctggacctggacctgaGTGAGGGAAGTCCCCGTCCTGGTCTTGGCTTCGAGATTCAACGTAGTCGTTCTTGTTTGGACAACCTCCAGCAGAAGATACTGAAAGTCACAGAGCAGCTGAAGATCGAGCAGACAGCGCGAGATGAGAATGTGGCGGAGTATCTCAAGTTGGTGAACAGTGCGGACAAGCAGCAAGTGGGGCGCATCAAGCAGGTGTTTGAGAAGAAGAACCAGAAATCGGCACAAAACATTGCTCAGATGCAAAAGAAGCTGGAACAGTACCATCGAAAGATGAAAGACAGTGAGATCCATCACAGCCCAACGCAACGCATGTCTACTGTCAAACACAGTACCATACCCAGGGAATCACCCAGAGAGCTGCTGAGGGACATGACTGGAAGTGGCCGACACCCGACCATGGACAAGATCAAGACCATTGGACCAGGTGtttccctctcccctcccttctTCTTTAGTAAGCCCAGAGAGTTCGCCAACCTCATCAGAAATAAGTTTGGCAGCGCTGACAACATTGCCCAACTCAAGACTACTCTGGACTCTTCTTCCCAGTTGCCCACTGACAGTGCAGCAAAGGGCCTGAGTAACAGCACCTCTATGGTGGGAAAACCCAAGTATCCCAGTGATGATGAATGCTCCTCAGAGAGTGCTTCCATTTCAGCAGACAGTAATGGGAACCCAGTGGGAGGAGGAGTGTCAGCGGGGCAAGCAGACAGTCTTGGCCACAGCCAGGGGCTGGCAGCGGGGGGAGATGGCCAGAGCAAACTAGTCGTGACCCTGGAGGAAGTGAGGGAGATCAAAGAGGCCCAGAGTCAGCTGGAGGAGGATGTTGAGGATCTAAAATCTCAGTTTAAGAGAGAGTTTGGCATCATAAGCCAAACACTGCAGGAGGAAAGATACAG GTACGAGCGTTTGGAAGACCAACTGAATGACCTGACAGAACTTCATCAGCATGAGATGGCTAATTTGAAGCAAGAACTGGCGAGCATCGAGGAGAGGGTGGCCTACCAGGCTCAAGAAAGGGCCAGAGACATACAG GAAGCCCTTGAGTCGTGTCAGACGCGCGTGTCCAAGCTggagctccagcagcagcagcagcagcagacagtgcAGCTCGAGAGCCACGACGCCCGAGTCTTGCTTGGGAAAAGCATCAACATCATGCTGGCCATCATCACCGTCATCCTGGTGTGCGTTTCCACTGCTGCCAAGTTTGCTGCCCCACTGATGAGGAGCCGATACCATGTGGTAGCTACTTTCCTCGGGCTTTGTTTCTTGACCATATTCTGGAAGAACTGGGACCGTTTACAGTATGCCATAGATAGATTGCTGGTGCCTGCCTGA
- the LOC113166200 gene encoding transmembrane and coiled-coil domain protein 3-like isoform X2, with product MRRGSSENNLDLDLSEGSPRPGLGFEIQRSRSCLDNLQQKILKVTEQLKIEQTARDENVAEYLKLVNSADKQQVGRIKQVFEKKNQKSAQNIAQMQKKLEQYHRKMKDSEIHHSPTQRMSTVKHSTIPRESPRELLRDMTGSGRHPTMDKIKTIGPGVSLSPPFFFSKPREFANLIRNKFGSADNIAQLKTTLDSSSQLPTDSAAKGLSNSTSMVGKPKYPSDDECSSESASISADSNGNPVGGGVSAGQADSLGHSQGLAAGGDGQSKLVVTLEEVREIKEAQSQLEEDVEDLKSQFKREFGIISQTLQEERYRYERLEDQLNDLTELHQHEMANLKQELASIEERVAYQAQERARDIQEALESCQTRVSKLELQQQQQQQTVQLESHDARVLLGKSINIMLAIITVILVCVSTAAKFAAPLMRSRYHVVATFLGLCFLTIFWKNWDRLQYAIDRLLVPA from the exons ATGCGGCGGGGTTCTTCAGAGAACAatctggacctggacctgaGTGAGGGAAGTCCCCGTCCTGGTCTTGGCTTCGAGATTCAACGTAGTCGTTCTTGTTTGGACAACCTCCAGCAGAAGATACTGAAAGTCACAGAGCAGCTGAAGATCGAGCAGACAGCGCGAGATGAGAATGTGGCGGAGTATCTCAAGTTGGTGAACAGTGCGGACAAGCAGCAAGTGGGGCGCATCAAGCAGGTGTTTGAGAAGAAGAACCAGAAATCGGCACAAAACATTGCTCAGATGCAAAAGAAGCTGGAACAGTACCATCGAAAGATGAAAGACAGTGAGATCCATCACAGCCCAACGCAACGCATGTCTACTGTCAAACACAGTACCATACCCAGGGAATCACCCAGAGAGCTGCTGAGGGACATGACTGGAAGTGGCCGACACCCGACCATGGACAAGATCAAGACCATTGGACCAGGTGtttccctctcccctcccttctTCTTTAGTAAGCCCAGAGAGTTCGCCAACCTCATCAGAAATAAGTTTGGCAGCGCTGACAACATTGCCCAACTCAAGACTACTCTGGACTCTTCTTCCCAGTTGCCCACTGACAGTGCAGCAAAGGGCCTGAGTAACAGCACCTCTATGGTGGGAAAACCCAAGTATCCCAGTGATGATGAATGCTCCTCAGAGAGTGCTTCCATTTCAGCAGACAGTAATGGGAACCCAGTGGGAGGAGGAGTGTCAGCGGGGCAAGCAGACAGTCTTGGCCACAGCCAGGGGCTGGCAGCGGGGGGAGATGGCCAGAGCAAACTAGTCGTGACCCTGGAGGAAGTGAGGGAGATCAAAGAGGCCCAGAGTCAGCTGGAGGAGGATGTTGAGGATCTAAAATCTCAGTTTAAGAGAGAGTTTGGCATCATAAGCCAAACACTGCAGGAGGAAAGATACAG GTACGAGCGTTTGGAAGACCAACTGAATGACCTGACAGAACTTCATCAGCATGAGATGGCTAATTTGAAGCAAGAACTGGCGAGCATCGAGGAGAGGGTGGCCTACCAGGCTCAAGAAAGGGCCAGAGACATACAG GAAGCCCTTGAGTCGTGTCAGACGCGCGTGTCCAAGCTggagctccagcagcagcagcagcagcagacagtgcAGCTCGAGAGCCACGACGCCCGAGTCTTGCTTGGGAAAAGCATCAACATCATGCTGGCCATCATCACCGTCATCCTGGTGTGCGTTTCCACTGCTGCCAAGTTTGCTGCCCCACTGATGAGGAGCCGATACCATGTGGTAGCTACTTTCCTCGGGCTTTGTTTCTTGACCATATTCTGGAAGAACTGGGACCGTTTACAGTATGCCATAGATAGATTGCTGGTGCCTGCCTGA